The following are encoded together in the Anaerolineales bacterium genome:
- a CDS encoding plastocyanin/azurin family copper-binding protein has translation IGACAQSATSTSPGDTSAEAGSGPVLTVSMTEFKFTPNTYSVPAGSQVTLQLSNDGRANHNWVLMEFGYTAEAPFNSEDETHELFAFVLKPGENDTFTFTAPSEPGDYQVVCSFPGHLAQGMKGTLTVTAADGG, from the coding sequence CATCGGCGCTTGCGCACAGTCTGCGACTTCCACGTCCCCGGGAGACACGAGCGCAGAAGCGGGATCGGGACCCGTCTTGACCGTGAGCATGACGGAATTCAAGTTCACACCGAACACCTACAGCGTCCCAGCAGGATCGCAAGTTACCTTGCAATTATCGAACGACGGTAGAGCAAACCACAACTGGGTGCTGATGGAATTCGGATACACCGCCGAAGCGCCTTTCAACAGCGAAGACGAAACCCATGAATTGTTTGCCTTCGTGCTCAAGCCGGGTGAAAACGACACGTTTACATTCACGGCGCCATCCGAACCTGGAGATTATCAAGTGGTATGCAGCTTCCCTGGACATCTCGCCCAAGGAATGAAGGGAACGCTGACCGTCACGGCAGCCGACGGCGGTTGA
- a CDS encoding FAD-dependent oxidoreductase translates to MHEYRYLIVGGGMAADAAAKGIRSRDSEASIGLIGKESDPPYDRPPLTKGLWKGKDLDSIWRNTAERGVDLYLGREATRLEPDRHRVIDDAGNEYGYQKLLLATGGRPRRLPFGEQDVIYYRYAKDFRHLHRLAQSHSRFAVIGGGFIGSEIAAALAMNGKQVTQLFPDIGIGGLHFPPDLAQYMNEYFRQKGVRVLQGRLVEGIDRDDDQLVLHTNRGEDLSASSVLAGIGIVPNTRMAEEAGLDVSDGIEVNTKLQTSHEDVYAAGDVARFYNAGLGKSLRVEHEDNALTMGEMAGAAMAGEKIDYDYLPYFYSDLFDVGYEAIGELNPDLQLFSDWQEPYRKGVVYYLDQGRVRGVLLWNVWDKVDDARRLIYEPGPFKEADLRGRIQ, encoded by the coding sequence ATGCATGAGTACCGATACTTGATCGTCGGCGGCGGGATGGCCGCGGATGCGGCCGCAAAAGGGATTCGCAGCCGGGACAGCGAAGCGTCCATTGGCTTGATCGGCAAGGAAAGCGATCCGCCGTACGACCGTCCACCGCTGACGAAAGGGTTATGGAAGGGCAAGGATCTCGACAGCATCTGGCGCAACACTGCAGAGAGGGGCGTCGATCTGTATCTCGGTCGCGAGGCAACTCGACTCGAACCGGACCGGCATCGAGTCATCGACGATGCGGGGAACGAGTATGGTTACCAGAAGTTATTGTTGGCGACGGGTGGTCGGCCGAGGCGATTGCCTTTTGGGGAGCAGGATGTAATTTACTACCGTTATGCCAAGGATTTCCGGCATCTTCACAGGTTGGCGCAATCGCATTCCAGGTTTGCCGTCATCGGGGGTGGTTTTATTGGTTCTGAGATCGCGGCCGCCCTGGCGATGAACGGGAAACAGGTCACGCAGTTGTTTCCCGATATCGGAATTGGCGGTTTGCATTTCCCCCCGGATTTAGCCCAGTATATGAACGAATACTTTCGGCAGAAAGGTGTGCGGGTGCTGCAAGGCCGATTGGTTGAGGGGATCGATCGGGATGACGATCAGTTGGTTTTACACACCAATCGCGGTGAGGATTTGTCGGCTTCATCGGTGCTGGCAGGGATCGGAATTGTACCCAATACGAGGATGGCAGAGGAAGCCGGGTTGGATGTGAGCGACGGCATCGAAGTGAACACGAAGCTGCAGACATCGCATGAAGATGTATACGCTGCGGGAGATGTGGCTCGTTTCTACAACGCTGGCCTGGGAAAGTCCCTGCGTGTGGAGCACGAAGACAATGCCCTGACCATGGGGGAGATGGCCGGAGCAGCCATGGCCGGCGAGAAGATCGATTACGATTACCTGCCGTATTTTTACTCCGACCTTTTCGATGTCGGCTATGAGGCCATCGGTGAACTCAATCCTGATTTGCAGCTCTTCAGCGATTGGCAGGAACCCTATCGTAAGGGCGTCGTGTATTATCTCGATCAGGGGCGGGTACGAGGTGTCTTGCTGTGGAACGTCTGGGACAAGGTCGATGATGCCCGCCGCTTGATCTATGAACCCGGTCCGTTCAAGGAAGCAGATCTCCGGGGCCGGATCCAGTAG
- a CDS encoding YtxH domain-containing protein: MDYEERKTFFSGLLIGTLAGAIISGVSALLLAPHSGKTTRKLIRTKGEALRSDAEHRVKDAIQDVEESLDRANEAFANWIDKGNQAVKTLRKPSAMAGRVAEKVLKK, from the coding sequence ATGGATTACGAGGAACGAAAGACATTTTTCAGCGGATTGCTGATCGGTACATTGGCCGGAGCGATCATTTCCGGGGTTTCTGCACTGCTGCTCGCTCCCCATTCCGGGAAGACCACGCGCAAGTTGATCCGCACGAAAGGTGAGGCCTTGAGATCGGATGCTGAACATCGGGTCAAAGATGCCATCCAGGACGTGGAAGAGTCACTCGATCGGGCCAACGAAGCCTTCGCCAATTGGATCGACAAAGGAAATCAGGCGGTTAAAACGCTGCGAAAACCTTCCGCGATGGCAGGACGAGTGGCGGAGAAGGTTCTGAAGAAGTAA
- a CDS encoding nucleotide exchange factor GrpE produces MKRIETRGNETPRRKSNGKSIDRPSAEDQFPEVSDQLADEQSEPEMDVRLVEDVDEWKDKYLRLFADLENTKKRFSKRFDVDLEEAVRSILLDLLPVADDIERIILYARKIEDEELERGLTITLKSFLRAMGKHGVYPLKAKGEPFDPALHDAIGAMSTRHQEPGTVLKVEQTGYLMDGKVLRPAKVIVAEEG; encoded by the coding sequence ATGAAACGAATAGAAACGCGAGGCAATGAAACGCCGCGCAGGAAGTCCAACGGGAAATCCATCGATCGTCCATCCGCAGAAGATCAATTCCCGGAAGTATCTGATCAACTCGCAGACGAACAATCTGAACCCGAAATGGATGTGCGTCTGGTGGAGGATGTCGACGAGTGGAAAGACAAGTATCTACGGCTGTTCGCAGATCTGGAAAATACCAAGAAAAGGTTTTCGAAAAGATTCGATGTTGATCTCGAGGAAGCGGTACGCTCCATACTGCTCGATTTACTCCCCGTGGCCGATGACATAGAACGGATCATCCTCTACGCGCGCAAAATCGAGGATGAAGAACTCGAACGAGGATTGACGATCACATTAAAATCGTTTCTCCGTGCGATGGGGAAACACGGCGTATATCCCTTGAAAGCAAAAGGCGAACCGTTTGATCCTGCTCTTCACGATGCGATCGGTGCAATGTCGACCCGTCATCAGGAGCCGGGTACAGTGTTGAAGGTCGAACAGACGGGATATCTTATGGATGGCAAAGTCCTGCGTCCTGCCAAGGTCATTGTCGCCGAGGAGGGTTGA
- the dnaK gene encoding molecular chaperone DnaK — protein sequence MSKIIGIDLGTTNSAAAVMEGGEAVVIPTAEGGRLCPSVVAFTKEGERLVGQTAKRQAVVNSDNTVYSIKRFIGRRFDETKVEREMVSYEVVKGPSDDVRVRIPVKGEDYTPQEISAMILAKLKKDAEAYLGEPVNQAVITVPAYFNDSQRQATKDAGKIAGLEVERIINEPTAAALAYGLDKDKDEVILVFDLGGGTFDVSLLEVGDNIVQVKATNGDTHLGGDDWDQRLLNWIADEYMREQGINLREDKQALQRLREAAENAKVELSSRTETEINLPFITADASGPKHLQMKITRAKFEQLTEDLLERVKGPFEAVLKDGGIDISEVDEVVLVGGATRMPMVQNLVRERTGKEPHKGVNPDEVVAVGAAIQAGVLGGEVSDVLLLDVTPLSLGVETLGGVMTTLIERNTTIPVRKTETFSTAEDNQTAVDIHVLQGERPMAKDNMTLGNFRLEGIPPSPRGVPQVEVSFDIDANGILDVTAKDKATGKEQSVRITATTNLSDADIEDMVKAAKQHEAEDRRQQELAQARNAGDTMAYQAEKALRELGDKVPADDRKQIEEKIKQLRSALEGSDLNQIKRLTEEVQQASYALSQQLYQSQSQPQAGSSETQKPGPDDEGVVEGEFKEV from the coding sequence ATGTCAAAAATAATTGGAATTGATTTGGGAACGACGAACAGCGCTGCAGCCGTCATGGAAGGCGGCGAAGCGGTAGTCATTCCCACCGCCGAGGGCGGAAGGCTGTGTCCCTCCGTCGTGGCGTTTACCAAAGAGGGTGAGCGCCTCGTCGGTCAGACCGCCAAACGACAGGCGGTAGTGAATTCGGACAACACCGTGTATTCCATCAAGCGTTTTATTGGCCGCCGTTTCGACGAGACCAAGGTCGAACGCGAAATGGTCTCCTATGAAGTTGTCAAGGGGCCAAGCGATGACGTACGGGTACGGATACCGGTCAAGGGCGAGGATTACACGCCGCAGGAAATTTCGGCCATGATCCTGGCCAAGTTGAAGAAAGACGCGGAGGCCTACCTTGGTGAGCCGGTCAATCAAGCCGTGATCACCGTTCCGGCGTATTTCAACGACTCGCAGCGTCAGGCGACCAAGGACGCCGGGAAAATCGCCGGCCTGGAGGTCGAGCGAATCATCAACGAGCCGACCGCCGCAGCCCTTGCTTACGGCCTGGATAAAGATAAGGACGAAGTAATTCTCGTCTTCGATTTGGGCGGCGGCACGTTCGACGTCAGTCTGCTGGAAGTTGGAGACAACATCGTTCAGGTGAAAGCTACAAACGGCGACACGCACCTGGGTGGAGATGACTGGGATCAACGTCTCTTGAACTGGATCGCCGATGAGTACATGCGCGAGCAGGGCATCAACCTGCGGGAAGACAAGCAGGCGCTGCAGCGGTTGCGGGAAGCGGCGGAGAACGCCAAGGTGGAGTTGTCCAGCCGCACGGAAACGGAAATCAATCTGCCGTTTATCACGGCCGACGCTTCCGGTCCGAAACATCTACAGATGAAAATAACGCGTGCGAAATTCGAGCAGCTTACAGAGGATTTGCTCGAACGGGTCAAGGGACCTTTCGAAGCCGTTCTCAAGGACGGTGGCATAGACATTTCTGAGGTCGACGAGGTGGTGCTCGTCGGCGGCGCAACGCGAATGCCCATGGTGCAAAATCTGGTGCGTGAACGCACCGGAAAGGAACCCCACAAGGGCGTCAACCCGGATGAGGTGGTCGCCGTGGGCGCTGCAATTCAAGCCGGCGTTTTGGGCGGCGAGGTGAGCGATGTGCTCCTCTTGGACGTAACCCCGCTTTCCCTGGGCGTCGAAACACTCGGCGGCGTGATGACGACTTTAATCGAGCGCAACACGACCATTCCGGTCCGCAAGACAGAAACCTTTTCGACGGCCGAAGACAACCAGACCGCCGTAGACATTCACGTGCTGCAGGGCGAACGCCCGATGGCGAAAGACAACATGACGTTGGGCAACTTCCGCTTGGAAGGAATTCCGCCCTCGCCAAGAGGCGTACCGCAGGTCGAAGTGAGCTTCGATATCGATGCCAACGGCATTTTGGACGTGACTGCGAAAGACAAGGCCACGGGTAAAGAACAGTCCGTGCGCATCACGGCCACGACCAACTTGAGCGATGCGGATATCGAGGACATGGTGAAAGCCGCCAAACAACACGAAGCGGAAGACCGCAGGCAGCAGGAACTCGCCCAGGCACGAAACGCTGGCGATACGATGGCTTACCAGGCGGAAAAGGCTTTGCGTGAATTGGGCGATAAAGTTCCCGCCGACGACCGCAAGCAGATCGAGGAGAAAATCAAACAGCTTCGTTCCGCACTCGAAGGCAGCGACTTGAATCAGATCAAGCGTCTCACCGAAGAAGTGCAGCAGGCCAGCTATGCGTTGAGCCAACAACTGTATCAGTCTCAATCGCAGCCGCAGGCCGGCTCTTCAGAGACCCAAAAACCGGGTCCGGATGATGAGGGCGTCGTCGAAGGTGAATTCAAAGAGGTGTAA
- a CDS encoding PRC-barrel domain-containing protein has product MRIDKGEQVLTADGEVVGDVERVVLDPKTKEVTHIVVTESRLFNEDRVIPISMVESSYDNTMKLRKAPIDFDAFPIYEETHYVPMSKKDLPDSRWKIHENFSLFPYPPLTGISMDNQGEFQDLLVKETVENIPEGSLALCEGALVRDVDGKPFGKAERVLTDAEGNHITHFIVSRGFIFKKRILVPYEWAMSITEDEIRLAMGPTILNNLPAFRPDGSSK; this is encoded by the coding sequence ATGAGAATCGATAAAGGCGAGCAGGTTTTGACAGCAGATGGTGAAGTTGTTGGAGATGTGGAGCGCGTCGTACTCGATCCGAAAACGAAGGAGGTCACGCACATCGTTGTGACGGAAAGCCGTTTGTTCAACGAGGACCGGGTGATTCCAATAAGCATGGTGGAGTCCAGCTACGACAATACGATGAAGCTGCGGAAAGCGCCGATAGACTTTGATGCCTTTCCTATCTACGAAGAAACACATTACGTCCCTATGAGTAAGAAGGATTTGCCCGACTCGCGGTGGAAAATACATGAGAATTTTTCTCTTTTCCCCTATCCACCTCTCACCGGAATAAGTATGGACAACCAAGGTGAATTTCAGGACCTCCTCGTTAAGGAGACCGTGGAAAACATTCCTGAAGGGTCGTTGGCATTGTGCGAAGGTGCGCTCGTCAGGGATGTCGATGGCAAACCCTTCGGTAAAGCCGAACGTGTTCTCACGGACGCGGAAGGAAATCACATAACGCACTTCATTGTGTCCAGAGGATTCATTTTCAAGAAAAGAATCCTCGTTCCTTATGAATGGGCGATGAGTATTACGGAAGACGAGATCCGGTTGGCGATGGGCCCGACAATTCTTAATAATCTACCCGCGTTCAGACCGGATGGATCATCCAAATAA
- a CDS encoding site-2 protease family protein has product MLIFFLITWNLASGFGSIHQNWSLVLRWGTAIAAAVVFFASVLAHELAHSLVARSQGVPVRSITLFLFGGVSNIQREPPNPTSEFLLTIVGPLTSIVLGILFIFIAGVPLQTLLSSSSTNLNYISQLGPLPTLLLWLGPVNVVLGLFNLVPGFPLDGGRLVRSILWAITDNLRKATRWASYLGQLIAWLMIAAGFAMIFGFQIPLLGSGIISGLWLAFIGWFLHSAAVRSYEQILLQDILEDVPVTSIMRDDAPTVAKDISISTLVHDHIMKSDDHAFPVLDGETLVGMVTLDDVRGVSRDMWDSKTVADIMTPKEKIVAVSAKDDVADALTKLQEQDIRQLPVIEGTHMLGLLRRRDIIRWLQLHNTAAKL; this is encoded by the coding sequence ATGCTTATTTTTTTCCTCATCACCTGGAATCTGGCATCGGGCTTCGGCAGCATCCATCAAAATTGGAGTCTTGTGCTGCGCTGGGGGACGGCGATCGCAGCCGCGGTGGTCTTCTTCGCCTCTGTACTTGCGCATGAACTGGCGCATTCCCTCGTCGCTCGCAGCCAGGGAGTTCCCGTCCGAAGCATCACACTCTTCCTCTTCGGCGGCGTGTCCAACATCCAGCGTGAACCCCCCAACCCTACCTCGGAGTTCTTACTGACCATCGTAGGGCCGCTCACGAGTATCGTACTCGGGATTTTGTTCATCTTCATTGCAGGCGTCCCTCTGCAAACGCTGCTATCTTCGAGCAGCACGAACCTGAACTACATCAGTCAACTGGGACCCCTTCCGACCTTGCTGCTGTGGCTTGGGCCGGTCAACGTTGTGTTGGGATTGTTCAACCTTGTGCCGGGTTTCCCCCTGGACGGCGGCCGTCTCGTGCGCTCTATCCTCTGGGCAATAACCGACAACTTGCGCAAAGCAACACGTTGGGCTTCCTATCTCGGGCAACTGATCGCCTGGCTGATGATTGCGGCCGGGTTTGCCATGATCTTCGGATTTCAAATCCCTTTGTTGGGATCCGGGATCATCAGCGGCCTGTGGCTTGCCTTCATCGGTTGGTTCTTGCATAGTGCTGCAGTACGCAGCTACGAGCAGATACTCCTTCAAGATATTCTGGAGGACGTCCCCGTAACGAGCATCATGCGCGACGACGCGCCTACGGTCGCAAAAGACATCTCCATCAGCACGCTCGTACACGACCACATCATGAAGAGCGACGATCACGCTTTCCCTGTACTTGATGGAGAAACACTTGTCGGCATGGTTACGCTGGATGACGTACGCGGCGTGTCCCGCGATATGTGGGATTCCAAAACGGTAGCCGACATCATGACACCCAAGGAAAAAATCGTAGCTGTATCGGCGAAAGATGACGTTGCGGATGCATTAACCAAGCTTCAGGAGCAGGACATCCGTCAACTGCCCGTAATAGAGGGCACACACATGCTCGGCTTGCTGCGCCGCAGGGACATCATTCGATGGCTTCAACTGCACAATACCGCAGCCAAGCTATAA
- a CDS encoding 2,3-bisphosphoglycerate-independent phosphoglycerate mutase: MMDFDFIRELKKHEDTKIILLVMDGLGGLPIQPGGPTELEKARTPNFDDLAKHGLCGLHVPVRPGITPGSGPSHLALFGYDALRYQVGRGVLSALGIDFDLRNSDVAARGNFCSIDENGLVTDRRAGRIPTEKNRELCALLREIELPGVELFVETVKEHRIVLVLRGKDLNADIADTDPEEIGAKPLEPEALTTESRKTADLVKNFLEQAGTILAGHHPANMLLMRGFAKKPDWPSFEQIYGLRAAAIAGYPMYRGVAKLVGMEALQAVDDVEREFQVVRDRWRDFDFFYVHVKHTDSAGEDGDFERKVSLIEEVDRQIPSLIELDPDVLIVTGDHSTPALLKHHSWHPVPTLLWSKHCRQDNVAQFGERACMQGGLGPRFPATDLLPLVMANALRLEKFGA; encoded by the coding sequence ATGATGGACTTTGATTTTATTCGAGAGTTGAAAAAGCACGAAGATACCAAGATTATCCTGCTGGTGATGGATGGTTTGGGCGGTTTACCCATTCAACCCGGTGGACCGACGGAGCTGGAAAAAGCACGCACGCCGAACTTCGACGATCTCGCCAAGCACGGCTTGTGTGGTCTGCACGTCCCCGTCAGACCGGGGATAACGCCCGGAAGTGGTCCTTCCCATCTTGCCCTGTTCGGCTACGATGCTTTACGCTACCAGGTCGGCCGGGGTGTACTCTCTGCATTGGGCATCGATTTCGACCTCAGAAATTCGGACGTGGCTGCCCGCGGCAACTTCTGCAGCATCGACGAAAACGGCCTCGTAACAGACCGCCGTGCCGGGCGTATACCCACCGAGAAAAACCGGGAACTCTGCGCCTTGCTGCGTGAGATCGAACTGCCGGGCGTCGAACTCTTCGTCGAGACCGTGAAAGAGCATCGCATCGTCCTGGTCCTGCGCGGAAAGGATTTGAATGCCGACATCGCAGATACCGATCCGGAGGAAATTGGCGCAAAGCCGCTTGAACCGGAGGCACTCACGACGGAGTCGCGCAAAACAGCCGACCTCGTAAAGAATTTTCTGGAGCAAGCCGGGACGATTCTGGCCGGACATCATCCGGCCAACATGCTGCTGATGCGGGGATTTGCAAAGAAACCCGATTGGCCCTCATTCGAGCAAATCTACGGCCTGCGGGCCGCCGCCATCGCCGGTTATCCCATGTATCGCGGGGTGGCCAAACTGGTGGGCATGGAAGCCCTTCAGGCGGTCGACGACGTGGAAAGGGAATTTCAGGTCGTGCGTGATCGTTGGCGGGATTTTGATTTTTTCTACGTACACGTCAAACACACCGACAGCGCCGGTGAGGACGGTGATTTCGAACGCAAGGTGTCCTTGATCGAGGAGGTCGATCGGCAGATCCCCAGCCTGATCGAGCTCGACCCGGATGTGCTGATCGTTACCGGCGATCATTCGACCCCTGCCCTGCTGAAGCATCACAGCTGGCATCCGGTCCCAACGCTTTTATGGTCGAAGCACTGCCGCCAGGATAACGTGGCGCAATTTGGAGAACGAGCTTGTATGCAGGGCGGTCTGGGACCCCGTTTCCCGGCAACCGATCTGCTTCCGCTGGTGATGGCAAACGCGCTGCGTCTGGAAAAATTCGGTGCTTGA
- a CDS encoding trypsin-like peptidase domain-containing protein has protein sequence MNDQNQSNAGNRRFALVATLGCGCILLLVVAIVAPFTLGPRIYDRLVEQLQGTTPESTQQTVPLVAPTFTEMPATQEPTFQTNTGLPSLVGFYSAYGPGVVNIRIFITQGGTIEEGAGSGFVLDDTGHIITNNHVVESANTISVIFYNGVEVAAEVVGTDPYSDIAVIQAEQLPDGVIPLALGDSDKAEVGEWVVAIGNPFGQQSSMTTGIVSAVGRTISAGSTPFSIPQAIQTDAAINPGNSGGPLLNLEGQVIGVNAQIATGGVSANAGVGFAIPSNIVRLVAPSLIENKEYVWPWLGVTGTDLSLILRQANDIQAELGAYITDVDPAGPAASAGLRGSTGTKTVDSLDVPVGGDVITAVDGKAVNSFSDLLVEIAYKQPGDEVKLTVLRGGNEMEIDVVLAPRP, from the coding sequence ATGAATGATCAAAATCAATCAAACGCCGGAAACAGGAGATTTGCACTCGTCGCAACCTTGGGCTGCGGATGCATTCTCCTTCTTGTTGTTGCGATCGTGGCACCGTTTACGCTGGGACCCAGGATTTATGACCGCCTTGTAGAACAGCTGCAGGGTACAACCCCGGAATCGACCCAACAAACTGTACCCCTTGTCGCTCCTACGTTCACTGAAATGCCCGCCACACAGGAGCCCACGTTCCAAACCAATACGGGACTGCCTTCGTTGGTGGGATTTTATAGTGCGTACGGGCCGGGTGTTGTTAACATCAGGATCTTCATAACGCAGGGAGGGACGATCGAAGAAGGCGCTGGATCAGGTTTCGTACTCGACGATACGGGTCATATCATCACCAACAATCATGTCGTCGAATCGGCGAACACGATATCCGTCATTTTCTACAACGGGGTGGAGGTTGCAGCAGAAGTCGTCGGCACCGACCCCTACAGCGACATTGCGGTGATCCAGGCCGAACAGCTACCGGACGGCGTGATTCCGCTGGCCCTGGGAGATTCGGATAAGGCAGAAGTCGGGGAATGGGTGGTCGCCATCGGCAACCCCTTCGGCCAGCAAAGCAGCATGACCACAGGGATCGTCAGCGCGGTTGGACGGACGATAAGCGCGGGATCCACTCCATTTTCGATCCCGCAGGCCATCCAGACCGATGCGGCGATCAACCCGGGCAATTCGGGAGGTCCGCTGCTCAATCTCGAGGGTCAAGTCATTGGGGTCAACGCTCAGATCGCCACAGGAGGCGTCAGCGCAAACGCCGGCGTCGGTTTTGCGATCCCGTCGAACATCGTGCGGCTCGTGGCGCCCTCGTTGATCGAAAACAAGGAATACGTCTGGCCATGGTTGGGTGTAACAGGAACGGACCTTTCGCTAATTCTGCGGCAGGCCAACGACATCCAGGCGGAGTTGGGCGCCTACATCACCGACGTCGATCCCGCGGGACCGGCTGCAAGTGCAGGCCTCCGGGGAAGCACGGGAACCAAGACGGTCGACTCGTTGGACGTCCCCGTCGGAGGAGACGTGATCACCGCCGTCGACGGCAAGGCGGTGAACAGCTTCAGCGACTTGTTGGTGGAGATCGCGTACAAACAGCCCGGCGACGAGGTGAAATTGACCGTCCTGCGCGGCGGCAACGAAATGGAAATCGACGTCGTGCTGGCGCCGCGCCCATAG
- a CDS encoding DNA-formamidopyrimidine glycosylase family protein — protein MPELPEVEIFRRYVDATALHQKIRSVDPRSTYILETAPRSMEQCLKGHAFDSTRRRGKYIFAALDDGDFLALHFGMTGSLKYYKDQADEPEYTRFLIEFTNNYHLALVMPRKLGAVQCVPSVEAFVQEKKLGPDALEGIPDFGSFQHVLEGRKGMAKSVLMNQKIVAGIGNTYSDEILYQAEVHPKKSIDELDDGVLKTIFTKTGYVLRTAIDRNADPDRFPDSWLIPQRHEGGHCPQCGGEVRNIKVSGRSAYYCPNCQPL, from the coding sequence GTGCCCGAATTACCGGAGGTTGAAATCTTTCGCCGCTACGTGGACGCCACTGCCCTGCATCAAAAGATCCGCAGTGTCGATCCGCGCAGCACGTACATCCTCGAAACGGCTCCCCGGTCGATGGAGCAATGCCTGAAAGGACACGCCTTCGATTCGACGAGACGCCGCGGGAAGTACATCTTCGCCGCATTGGACGACGGAGACTTCCTGGCGCTGCATTTTGGCATGACGGGAAGCTTGAAGTATTACAAAGATCAGGCCGACGAGCCCGAATACACCAGGTTCCTGATCGAATTCACCAATAACTACCACCTCGCGCTCGTCATGCCCCGAAAGCTCGGCGCGGTTCAATGCGTACCCAGCGTCGAAGCATTCGTACAAGAGAAAAAATTGGGGCCGGACGCGCTCGAGGGCATTCCCGATTTCGGAAGTTTCCAACACGTGCTCGAGGGGCGCAAGGGCATGGCCAAATCCGTGCTGATGAATCAGAAGATCGTGGCCGGAATTGGAAACACGTATTCCGACGAAATTCTTTACCAGGCCGAGGTCCATCCGAAAAAATCGATAGATGAACTCGACGACGGCGTTTTGAAGACGATCTTCACCAAAACCGGGTACGTGCTGCGGACGGCCATCGACAGGAACGCCGACCCCGATAGATTCCCGGATTCCTGGCTCATTCCACAGCGGCATGAAGGCGGACATTGTCCGCAATGCGGCGGCGAAGTGAGAAATATAAAGGTCTCCGGGCGGTCCGCCTACTATTGTCCGAATTGTCAGCCGCTATGA
- a CDS encoding DNA polymerase ligase N-terminal domain-containing protein, whose amino-acid sequence MTKSDDSLKEYKRKRDFRKSPEPQGSSRERAEKPLFVIQKHDASSLHYDFRLEVGSVLKSWAVPKGPSTDPSVKRLALPTEDHPMDYADFEGVIPEGEYGGGTVMVWDTGPYRNLRAEKEGDGASMAEALDQGKVEIWLQGKKLQGGYALIRTGGDDKARWLLIKMDDEEADARRNPTSTENKSALSGRTMEEIRNES is encoded by the coding sequence ATGACGAAAAGCGATGATTCGTTGAAGGAATACAAACGGAAGCGAGATTTCCGCAAATCGCCAGAACCCCAGGGAAGCAGCAGAGAGCGAGCGGAAAAACCGCTGTTCGTGATCCAGAAACACGATGCCAGCAGCTTGCATTACGATTTTCGTCTGGAAGTGGGTTCCGTGCTGAAATCCTGGGCAGTACCCAAAGGGCCTTCTACCGATCCTAGCGTAAAACGGTTGGCCCTGCCGACGGAAGATCATCCGATGGATTATGCCGATTTCGAAGGGGTCATCCCTGAGGGTGAATACGGCGGAGGCACCGTGATGGTGTGGGACACAGGGCCTTACCGCAATTTACGAGCGGAAAAGGAAGGCGACGGCGCCTCGATGGCCGAAGCCCTCGATCAAGGTAAAGTCGAAATCTGGCTGCAGGGGAAGAAACTTCAAGGTGGATATGCGCTGATTCGCACGGGCGGCGACGACAAGGCGCGCTGGCTGTTGATCAAGATGGACGATGAAGAAGCTGATGCGCGGCGCAATCCCACCAGCACAGAGAACAAGTCCGCGCTCAGCGGACGCACGATGGAGGAAATTCGGAACGAAAGTTGA